The Helianthus annuus cultivar XRQ/B chromosome 15, HanXRQr2.0-SUNRISE, whole genome shotgun sequence genomic sequence GTCTTCCACATCCTTGGGTAGTCActaagactagaaggtatgggggccggctgaggatcggctaggaccggcgccggtcccccacaccgcccccctgggaCTTGGCTCGGCACACCCGGCACCCCACACCCGGGGTAGCCGGTCCACCTTTTTGAATTATAGCCGTTGGAATAACggcattattaataaaaaaaattcatttttctaTAAAAACACCTATTTTCACCATAATTTCCCCACTTTCAACCCAAAACCCTCTCACTTTTATACCATTTTCTCcccacttttataaaaaaaattatctttTCATCCACAATGGCTTCTAATCCTTGGTGGCCCTCGTCTTCGGATGACGAAGAGGAGATGTTTTTCGCAAACGCTGTGCTACGGGCGGGGCAGATTCTAAttgaagaggaagaggaagaggaagactTCTCGTCTGAAAATGTTATTACCAGACGAATACGGATTAACAGAGACCGCCAAGGTTTTTCATTACAAAATTTCATTATCCTTATTTTTTTTAACtcgtatttatatattttttacgaCAGGAGCGCACGAGAAATTGGTGAACGATTATTTTTCCGATGAACCACTTTACAACGCCGACATTTTCAGGCGCAGGTTCCGAATGAGTCGCCGCTTATTCACACGGATTGCTAATGATTTGGCAGGGCTAGACCCGTTTTTTCACGCAACGACCTGATGCTCTAAATTATGAAGGGTTCACCACGTTACAAAAGTGTACtgcggccattcgccaactggcGTACGGGACAGTGGCCGACGCTTTGGACGAGTACTTACAGATGTCGGCAAGAACTACGCGGGAATGTTTGTATCGGTTTTGCCATAATGTGGTGAAACTGTATAGCAAAAAATATTTGCGAAAACCAAACGCGTATGATGTTCAACAGTTGTACCAAGCTCATGAAGCAAGGCACGGGTTTCCGGGAATGCTTGGTAGCATTGATTGTATGCATTGGGGGTGGCATAACTGCCCGACTGCGTGGCGCGGCCAATATACGCGAGGTGATCACGACTATCCAACCGTGATACTTGAAGCTGTGTCATCACAAGATTTGTGGATATGGCATTCTTTCTTTGGTCTCCCTGGTTCACTCAACGATCTCAACGTGTTATACCAATCGGCGATCTTTACCGATGTCGTTAATGGAACCGGTCCGGACACACGTTTTACAGTTTCTGGGGTTGAGTATAGACGTGGGTATTATCTTGCTGACGGGATATATCCGTCTTGGTCTACAATTGTAAAGACTATTCCATATCCCGAGGacgaaaaaaggaaaaaattcgCCAAGCGTCAAGAAGCTGCAAGAAAAGACATCGAACGTGCTTTTGGTGTCTTACAAAAAAAAATGGGCCGTCCTTGCACAACCGGCACGTGCGTTCACACCGAAAAGGTTGCGCCTTTGTATGTACGCTTGCATTTTGCTCTATAACATGATTATTGAAGACGAAGGTCGGGCGATTTGTGAGTATGATGAGAATGCATCTTACGGGAACACTGTCCCGGTTGATCCGCCACAACAGGATTAAAACTCGTTCTCGCTAACCAACGACTTCACGCATGCAAACCTTCAACAGGATTTGGTTGAACATAATTGGAACAACGTTAACATCGGGGACGGTGACGGAGACGAAGACGAAGACGGGtagtgtaattttttatttttaggaaatgtaattttttttttccgaaatgtttttatttttatttttaggaaatgtaatttttttttattttatgaaatgaatttattatgttgtgttatgttatatttattaacttaataaaaaaattaggaaattataaaatattaaggTGGGGCCCCATTCTCCACCCCCCTCAAAAGTGAAGGAGGCCCATCCCCCACGAGCCGGTGATGTGACGCCTAGGTGGCGGCCCATCCTCGTGGGAATGAACCTcaccataccttctagtctaagGGGATGCTCCTCCACCTTTGATGAGGTAACGCCTACGTGACGGGTGGTCTCTTTATGGACTAGCCTCACCATACCCTATAGTCTAAGTTCTCAAaacctttttttattttgtatgatTTCATATTCATATTTGTTGTATTTAATAAACTTTATCAAGCCTTTAAAGTTCACCAATTTATTATTCTAAACACTCGGTTTTAAAAATCGATTTTTAAGATGTGCGGTGCTGGTTGAGTCATGTGTTTCGTGGTATTTGTTATCTTAAGTTTGGAACGGTCGTGGTACACATCACAGATCACACATCATGTATACGACAACCCTTACCCTTTTTTTCTATAATTTACACTTTAACCCCCTACAGAAGCCACAGCTAAAACCCTTTTACACAAAATATATATCTCTTAAAATACATGTATCAGGATTATATTATATTTAGAGTGACTTCCCCTTAGGGTGTTAAACGGGCGTGTTTGTGAGTTAACGGGTTTAACCTGAACCCAAAAATTTTATACGAACccaaacccgaacccgaacccgaaaaaAGATAAAACAAGACAAAAATAGACATAAAAAGCAGGATATATATTTCCTGTTCGGTTACGATTGTGTGTCTAATCTATTTGCAGCAAAGCGTAAACATAGGACCTATTCGTTCGGGTCAAAAGACAAGTTTCCTAAAATAAACCATACCCAAGGCATATAAATACAAAGAAAGAATCATGAGCACTTGAATCTCAGAGTAATAGAGAACGAACGAACGAATATTCCGAGAGGAGATCCCACCGCCCTGTCACTGTCAGGTGACGGTGACGGGTGACACACATTAGAAACAGAACTCCATTGCTTAAATACCCGGCCTTTTCATTTCAAACACTTTATTTCCCCTTAATTCTCCTCATACAATATACAATAATAATGGCTGCTGTCAAGGCTGCGATTCATATCTCCGATGTTTCTCATTTGGATCAGGTCAACGATGCCACCGCGGCATCATTGTCTCTCTACGCCACTCGCCTTCCCACCGGTATGTTTTTTTAATGTGACTTGAGCGTACTAATTGTTTTTGCAATTGTTTATCGATCATAACGTAACCAACTTGAACTTATACTGAcctatatataaaaataaacacaTACAACTTGAGTGGGTCAAAATAACAGTTTACAAACTTTTTAGAGAATTATAGGGGTGTAAATGTCAATGTAAAAAGTTAAAAGGGTAAAagcaaaaaataaatataaaaaacatAGTCAAAAGCTAAATGGTCAACCTTTAACGTATTAGAGTTTATAGTTTTAATGAAAAAACCTTTCAAAGTATCTAACCATAaatgaaaaatgaaaattaaacaAAGTTAAATTTAGATCACGTATCAAAATCCATTTTGTGAAACAATCACGACGATAAATGACAGAAATTCTTAATTTTTTCTTTATCTTAACATTTTCTAACAAGACAAAAATTTGCAGAATTTGGcctttttgaaaaatttgaaaaataatgTATGATTTTAGTATATAATCAAGAAAATCTGGCCTTTTTAAACGTGGGGCCCTAAGTGACATACAAAtaaccaaaaaaatatatatgatttTACTATTTTAGTATATAATCAAGAATCTTGGGGACTCTTAAATGTATGGCCATAAGCAACATATACAAGTAAACAAAAACAATGATATATGAATTTACTATTTGAATTCAAGAAACTTAGGGACTCTTGAATGTGAGGGCCAAGAGCCATGATCCTTGGttgtataataataatttaaattgaGAGTGTTGGTGCAATTTTAATGTTTGGGATGTTATTTTTACTAAAGAATATATAGAGTTGTtgttgtcgttcaaaaaaaaaatagtttaagATGTGATCGGATCGGATGTTCCGGTGGAACAGGATTGGATGGTGGTCACAATGGGCGGAAAATTATACCTAAATTCATGGTGGTGGGTCACCGTGGTCATGGTATGAACATCTTGCAGTCAACGGATAAGAGACTCAAAGCTTACAAAGAGAATTCCATTCTTTCATTCAACCACGCTGCTAATTATCCACTCGATTTCATTGAATTCGACGTTCAGGTTATTTCTTCTTCACTTTACACGGTTTGGTTTTGACGGTCTAGCTAACGGTTTGAAACTTGGAATCAACCGTCGAGCCAATGGGACATTTAATCTTTTCTAtttatttatcatttaatttTCCCAGCATACATGTAACAGCCCAGCGTAACCGTACCATGATATTATAATGCGCAAGTATTCCCAATTGTTCAAGAATGACGCGTTTTAAATCCATGGGGCGATGGTGGTTCGTCCCAGCCATAGTggacaatatcatggtgcggttacgcTAGGCTGTTACAATACAATTACATATACATATAGTTATGTAAAATTATCATATTCATTTTAAcctttaaaaaagaaaaagaaacaaaaggtaGGTTTAAACTATGGGTGAGCATAATCGGTTCAGTTAGGCATGATTATGAGCTAAAATTAAACTTATAGACAATGTTTCGGTTTATATATTTTCGTAATCGATCGGTTTTGGTTATACATGGTTCAGTTAATTTGATTATTGAAAAGACATTTTGATTGATTTGAAGTAAAATAAGCAAAAAAactaatatattatttataagATATAAAGGTTGGTTTTAATGTCACTTtggtttggttaatttatttatttatacatatataaGCATATCCGTTTTAAAAAACGGATAACCGAACTGGTTTGGCTATTTCGGTTCATCTTTTCAGTTATTTTCTTTACTATTCGTTTTTCGGTTTTCCAACTCACCCATAGTTCAAACTACAAAAATCGGCGTGTCCGGCTGGTTCAGTTtgcggtttaaaaaaaaaaaaaaaaaaaaaaaaaacaatagttAGCAGTTCGACGCAAAATAAAAATGCATTCTTTTGTAGGTGACAAAAGATGACACACCAATTATCTTCCATGACAATTTCATCCTCTCTGAAGAGAATGTAAGTTCACTTCTCTGAACATGTATGCATGATACATTTCATAAATCATTCATATTTGATGTATTTAAACCGATTATTTCAGGGTAACATAGTTGAAAAACGAGTCACCGATTTGACGTTGGATGAGTTCTTCAGTTATGGTCCTCAAAGAGAAACAGGCCAGGTGGGAAAATCTTTGCTAAGAAACTATGATGGAACCATTGTCGGATGGAACGTTGAGATCGATGATCATTCTTGTACTCTCGAAGAAGCATTCCAAAAAGTAAACCCATGTTTGGGATTCAACATCGAGTTGAAATTCGATGATTACGTTGTGTACGAACTTGAGTATCTCGTTCATGTTCTTCAAGTTATCTTAAAGGTAACTTCAGTTGAAGCAGTGATCTTTCTTATTGATTTTGTGCTCATCTTGATGTTTTGTAACGGTTCAGGTGGTACACGAAAACGCTCAAGAAAGACCTGTAATTTTCTCTAGCTTCCAGCCTGATGCGGCCTTGCTTATGAAGAAGCTTCAGGATAAATACCCGGTTAGTAATTTTCTGTTTTCGTTATGGGCCGAGTTAGTTgaataacgggtcaaaataggtTTGGATTGAAATGGGTCAGGCCATGTGGGGTTGAGCTGCAACTCACTTATTTGGAGCATTTTTTTGTTATATTATAgattgtttatgtttatgttagcTGAAAAACGGGCCGAAATGGGTCGGGTTGGGTCGAGTAACATATCAAAGTAGGTTCGGGTTGAAAAAGATCAGGCCCAATGGGGTTAAGCCGCAAATCacttatttttagaatttttttttgtttcattatAGGTGGTTTGCTAAAATCGGGCCGAGATGGTTGGGTTGAATAACGGGTCAAAATCTATTAGGCCATGTCGGCTTGAGCCCTAGACGCAACCCACTTGTAGTATTGTTTTGTATCATTATAGGTGGTTTGGGTTAGTTGAATAATGGGTTAACACTTATATGTCAAtttattttctaaatacttagcGGATTGACTATGCTTATAACAAAACGATTTAGGAGGCTGTATGCATGTACACATTCAAAATAGCTTTTAGTTAACTTTCAACTGACCCGTTTAATCTATTTCCCTTTCCTAA encodes the following:
- the LOC110913514 gene encoding uncharacterized protein LOC110913514, giving the protein MSARTTRECLYRFCHNVVKLYSKKYLRKPNAYDVQQLYQAHEARHGFPGMLGSIDCMHWGWHNCPTAWRGQYTRGDHDYPTVILEAVSSQDLWIWHSFFGLPGSLNDLNVLYQSAIFTDVVNGTGPDTRFTVSGVEYRRGYYLADGIYPSWSTIVKTIPYPEDEKRKKFAKRQEAARKDIERAFDEGRAICEYDENASYGNTVPVDPPQQD
- the LOC110911202 gene encoding glycerophosphodiester phosphodiesterase GDPD2, with the translated sequence MAAVKAAIHISDVSHLDQVNDATAASLSLYATRLPTGLDGGHNGRKIIPKFMVVGHRGHGMNILQSTDKRLKAYKENSILSFNHAANYPLDFIEFDVQVTKDDTPIIFHDNFILSEENGNIVEKRVTDLTLDEFFSYGPQRETGQVGKSLLRNYDGTIVGWNVEIDDHSCTLEEAFQKVNPCLGFNIELKFDDYVVYELEYLVHVLQVILKVVHENAQERPVIFSSFQPDAALLMKKLQDKYPVYFLTNGGTELFDDERMNSLDEAKKLAISGGLDGVVSEANGIFRNPTVVREIKESNLSLLTYGNLNNVPEAVHAQYLMGVEGVIVDLVQEITSAVACLKTGDEGVEVTENTDKIELSSLLNLVSQVMQH